TTAATGTGTTGACCTCAAATTTATGGATATAATTGTTacttataaatttattttaaaataaaataatgtatgGTATAATTCTCCTTTTGGACAAAGTTGTTATATTTTACATAtttcttgagatatatatatatatatggcagAGACAACCAAAGGTGCCGCCACAACCAACCACCTTATCTGAGCATTATTGGTTTGACTATGAGCTCCCTGGAGATTATGTTCCGTTTATGGATGACCAGGTACTTACAAGCTTATAAGTTATGAGCATCATCTAGTTTTGAATGAACGCTGCTATTAATTTACTGCATTGGTTTACTGATATTAATAATGACAATTTTGTACTAATTTACAGGTTACCAAGCTTGCCTCTCTGGGTCATGAGCACTGGCTTCCATTTGCTGAAAGACTCACAGGATGGAGAAAACAAGTGCGCACTCGTGTCAGTGGCGTTCGCGATCATGTAATTTTTTCGCAAACTTTTGACCATTGTTGATCTGAAATCTTTAATTGTTAACATTATCTTCTCATATGTGAtgttatattttctttttatatacACAGTTCTATTACCATGGTGATAAAAGGTTCAGAACctttaaagatgtcaaaaggtACATCTATCTGGGCTATCCTCCTGTTGAGAACAACGGAGACAAACCGCTGGTAAGTATTATCATTGCATACTTGTCAAACACTCTCTTATTACTGTACAACTAGACAGTACACATGTCTAGGTAATTTCATCTATTTACATTTACATGAACTaattgttttcaggaaatgtTGGCCCTGCGGCAACCGGATCCGGAGGAGCGGTTAATAGCTATGGCTTGAGCTAGCCATGACTTGTCTGTGTGGTACCTGGTTCAAAATCTTTAAACATTTTTCTGTTAGTTGCTATAAACTGGTGCAGCTGAATAAGTACTTTCCCTGGATGGTGTAACATATTATGGTTGCTTGAATTAATGGTTGTTTGTTAGAATAATTCATAATATATAAAACTGTGATTGAGGATTTACAATTGTTGGTATTAATGTTGGTTTTTTTATAACCTAGGTTTTTCTGATAATGAGTATAAGATTGTATGATGCCCTGAGGATAATAACTGTGCAATCCATTTCCGAATATTAGTTGCCTTTACGATATGAGT
The sequence above is drawn from the Apium graveolens cultivar Ventura chromosome 2, ASM990537v1, whole genome shotgun sequence genome and encodes:
- the LOC141705947 gene encoding uncharacterized protein LOC141705947, with translation MASNISIDAACARSTLVPSKNIPSGSSSRREMINAPTINSVQRQPKVPPQPTTLSEHYWFDYELPGDYVPFMDDQVTKLASLGHEHWLPFAERLTGWRKQVRTRVSGVRDHFYYHGDKRFRTFKDVKRYIYLGYPPVENNGDKPLEMLALRQPDPEERLIAMA